Sequence from the Sphingomonas sp. SORGH_AS_0950 genome:
GCCTCGCGAAAGGGTTGCCGAATGTCGCCTTCTGGGTTGACCTGAGCCCTCCGGATTGGTCCATTCTTTGTGAGAAATTCCCGGTTAGGTTTTGCAGGTGCCGGACGAGGGGATCCGCCGATGAAGAAGTCGAGGTTCAGCGAGCAGCAGATAGCGTTCATCCTCAAGCGGGCCGAGGATGGAACAACCGTGGAGGAGGTATGTCGGAAGGCCGGCATCTCGATCCAGACCCCGGCCTACGCCGGGGCAGACTCTACTATCGATGGCGCAGCAAGTACGGAGGTCTGATGTCGTCGGAGATGAAGCGCTTGAAGGTGCTGGAGGAGGAGAACGTCCGGCTGAAGCGGCTGGTGGCGAACCTCAGCCTGGACAAGGAGATGCTGCAGGACGTCATCCGCCGAAAAATGTAGGGCCTGGTCGAGCCCGGGAGATCGTCGGCTATTGGCAGGCGAGCTACCAGGTCAGCGAACGGCGAGCCTGCGGTGCCTTTCCGATCAATCGATCGACCCAGCGCTATCAGTCCCGCCGCCTCGATCAGGCCGGCCTCAAGATGCGGATCAAGGAGTTGGCTGCGGCCCGTGTTCGGCTCACGGGTATCGACGCATCCACGTGCTGCTCCGGCGGGAGGGCTGGGAGATCAACCACAAGCGCACTCATCGGCTGTATCGTGAACTCGGGCTGCAGTTGCGCAACAAGACGCCCAAGCGCAAGGTGGAGGCGAAGCTGCGCGATGACCGGACACCGGCGAGGGCCCCCAACGAGTGCTGGTCGATGGATTTCTTGTCGGACCAGCTGTTCGACGGGCGCAAGATCCGCGTGCTGTCGATCGTCGACAACTTCACGCGCGTGTCGCCAGCGCTCGACGTACGGATGAGCTACCGCGGCTCTGACGTGGTCGAGACGCTCGACCGCATTGCCGTGGCACATGGTCGTCCCAAGCGCATTCGCCTGGACAATGGCCCGGAATTCATCTCGAAGGATCTCGACCTGTGGGCCTATCAGCATGATGTAGTGCTGGACTTCAGCCGCCCCGGCAAGCCGACTGACAATGCGTTCACGGAGGCGTTCAACGGCCGGGTGCGGGCCGAATGCCCCAACGCATACTGGTTCTTGAGCCTGGACGACGCACGGGTAAAATGTGAGGCGTAGCGGCGCGATTACAACGAGCACCGTCCGCATAGCTCCCTCGGCAACCAGACCCCGATGGAGCGCGCTTTTTCGTCAGGGCAGGCATGCCTGCCCTGACGAAAAGAGAGCCGGTTTTCTCATAAAGACCGGACCAAAGACGGGGTGAGGCTCACCTTGATCCAGACTGGCATAGTCGATGGACCACTCAGAAGGGGGCAGCTCACCCACCCGGCGCGGTGATCGAAAGATTGTCAGAAGTACTCGCATTGGTTGACGACGTCTCTTCCGTGCGCTAGAGGCTGTTATGAACCTGCGGCGATCGCGGCAGCCTGCTTCATCATGATGCAGGCGAAAGCGACGACGTGAAGTCCGGCGAGTGTTTGGGCATAGCGTTCATAGTCCTTGACGAGACGCCGGAAGCGGGTTGCCCAGGCGAATGACCGCTCGACGACCCAGCGGCGCGGCAGGAGGACAAAGCCGCGCTTGGCCTGCGGCAGTTTGACGACTTCGAGCGCGATACCATGCTTGTCTGCTGCATCGGCGGCCCGCCCGCCGGTATAGCCCTGGTCCACCCAGGCCAGCTCGACCGTGTCGCCGGTGACCGCCTGTACGGTGCGGGCGAGCCGCTCCACCTCGCCGCGATCCTCGGCGCTGGCTGGCGTGACATGGAGGGCCAGCAGATGGCCCAGCGTATCGACGGCCATGGGGATCTTCGAGCCCTTCTTGCGCTTGGCCCCGTCATAGCCGGCCCGCTCGCCACTCTCGGGCGTCGATCGAAGCGTCCGGCTGTCGATGATCGCAGCGGTCGGCTCGGCCTTGTGCCCCGCTGACAGCCGCAGCACCGCGCGCAAGTCGTCCACCAGCGCCTCGAAGCAGCCCGCCGCCAGCCAGCGCTGTGTCTGCTGGTACACAGCTGCCCAGGGCGGCAGATCGTTCGGCATCCACCGCCATGGCGCGCCCGTCTTAACAATGTAGCGAAGGCCGTTGAACACCTCCCGCAGGTCATGCTCCCGCTGCCCGGCATCCTCGCGTTGCAGCAGTAGGTACGGCGCAACCAGAAACCATTCCTCGTCGCTCACGTCAGATGGATACGGCTTGCCGCAAATGCTCATCCCACCTTGGATGAACCAGCAAACCTCTCAAGTCCATAACAGCCTCTAGCTCTCGACACCCGGCCGACCCCGGACGCTTAATGATGAGATCTGCCTTGAGACTGATGATCGGCTCGTTCTTCGTCTATGCGGGCATCGTCGGCTAACGAAGCGAGCGATCTTCTGCTGCCTGCCCGAACGCGTTGGCCAATCGAACCACGTCCTCATGCTGAGTCCGCCAGGAAGAGATACTGATGCGGAAGGCCGACCGCCCCTGCCAGATTGTTGTCCCAAACCAACCGGCCTCGCTGGCCAAGACATGCTGGCGGAGGCGCATGGTGACTTCATCGTCTTCAAATCGCAAGAGAACCTGATTGAGCACGACGCGATTGAGAACGTCGAAGCCGGTAGAGCGTAGCCGATCTGCCAGCCAGGCGGCCTCGTCACAGTGGCGATCCACCAGTTCGGCGACACCCTTGCGGCCCAACGTGCGAAGCGCAGCCCAGATCGGAATGCCGCGCGCCCGCCGCGAGAACTCCAGCGTCAGGTTCTTCTGGGCATCTTTGGAGGCCATTGAATAGGCGGCATCCGCGTTCATCGCGCCCGCAAGCGCCTCGGCATCCCGGCAAATGGCGACCGCTCCGTCATAGGGTGTGTTCAGCCACTTATGCCCGTCCGTGGTCCAGCTATCGGCTTGCTCAACGCCGTCGGTCAACACCCGGCGCGAAGAAGCGCGGGCCCAGAGGCCGAACGCCCCATCGACATGGACCCATGCGCCCGCGTCATGGGCGGCCTTGATGAGAGGTATGAATGGGTCGAACTCGCCCGTGTTGACCTCGCCGGCCTGAAGGCAGAGGATAGTGCGGTCGTCCAGTGCGGGAAGGCGGGCGGGATCGATGCGTCCTTGCGGGTCGGTCGGCGCCACGACGAGGTGGGCCATGCCGAAGCCCAAAAGCCGCAGCGCCTTCTTCACGGTGATATG
This genomic interval carries:
- a CDS encoding pyridoxal-dependent decarboxylase; the encoded protein is MAVTPELELIADADARASAYLATLQQRPPFPDQTAHDGLTVFAEPLPEQGHDATDTLRLLDVHGSPATTASNGPRYFGFVIGAALPAAAAAERLMLAWDQCASSYDNSPVAATVEKVAGAWLLDVLDLPRESGVGFGTSATACTLTCLSAARRSLLARHGWDFDRDGLHGAPQIRVVVPDTVHITVKKALRLLGFGMAHLVVAPTDPQGRIDPARLPALDDRTILCLQAGEVNTGEFDPFIPLIKAAHDAGAWVHVDGAFGLWARASSRRVLTDGVEQADSWTTDGHKWLNTPYDGAVAICRDAEALAGAMNADAAYSMASKDAQKNLTLEFSRRARGIPIWAALRTLGRKGVAELVDRHCDEAAWLADRLRSTGFDVLNRVVLNQVLLRFEDDEVTMRLRQHVLASEAGWFGTTIWQGRSAFRISISSWRTQHEDVVRLANAFGQAAEDRSLR
- a CDS encoding IS5 family transposase; this encodes MSICGKPYPSDVSDEEWFLVAPYLLLQREDAGQREHDLREVFNGLRYIVKTGAPWRWMPNDLPPWAAVYQQTQRWLAAGCFEALVDDLRAVLRLSAGHKAEPTAAIIDSRTLRSTPESGERAGYDGAKRKKGSKIPMAVDTLGHLLALHVTPASAEDRGEVERLARTVQAVTGDTVELAWVDQGYTGGRAADAADKHGIALEVVKLPQAKRGFVLLPRRWVVERSFAWATRFRRLVKDYERYAQTLAGLHVVAFACIMMKQAAAIAAGS